In one Eulemur rufifrons isolate Redbay chromosome 14, OSU_ERuf_1, whole genome shotgun sequence genomic region, the following are encoded:
- the SBDS gene encoding ribosome maturation protein SBDS — MSIFTPTNQIRLTNVAVVRMKRAGKRFEIACYKNKVVGWRSGVEKDLDEVLQTHSVFVNVSKGQVAKKEDLISAFGTDDQTEICKQILTKGEVQVSDKERHTQLEQMFRDIATIVADKCVNPETKRPYTVILIERAMKDIHYSVKPNKSTKQQALEVIKQLKEKMKIERAHMRLRFILPVNEGKKLKEKLKPLIKVIESEDYSQQLEIVCLIDPGCFREIDELIKKETKGKGSLEVLNLKDVEEGDEKFE, encoded by the exons ATGTCGATCTTCACCCCCACCAACCAGATCCGCCTAACCAATGTGGCCGTGGTACGGATGAAGCGCGCCGGGAAGCGCTTCGAAATCGCCTGCTACAAAAACAAGGTCGTCGGCTGGCGGAGCGGCGT GGAAAAAGACCTTGATGAAGTTCTACAGACCCACTCAGTGTTTGTAAATGTTTCTAAAGGTCAGGTTGCAAAGAAGGAAGATCTCATCAGTGCATTTGGAACAGATGACCAAACCGAAATCTGTAAGCAG attttgactAAAGGAGAAGTTCAAGTATCAGATAAAGAAAGGCACACACAACTGGAGCAGATGTTTAGGGACATTGCAACTATTGTGGCAGACAAATGTGTGAACCCTGAAACAAAGAGACCATACACTGTTATCCTTATTGAGAGAGCCATGAAGGACATCCACTATTCCGTAAAACCCAACAAGAGCACAAAACAGCAG GCTTTGGAAGTGATAAAGCagttaaaggagaaaatgaagataGAACGTGCTCACATGAGGCTTCGGTTCATTCTTCCAGTGAATGAAgggaagaaactgaaagaaaagctCAAGCCTCTGATCAAGGTTATAGAAAGTGAAGACTACAGTCAACAGTTAGAAATT GTATGCCTGATCGACCCAGGCTGCTTCAGAGAAATTGACGAgctaataaaaaaggaaacaaaaggcaaAGGATCTTTGGAAGTGCTCAATTTGAAAGATGTGGAAGAAGGAGATGAGAAATTTGAATGA